The stretch of DNA GGGTGGTGGCTCGAGGTGAGGCGCCCCTGGTCGTCGGTCTCGAAGAGCGGGAACTCGACCACCCACAGCACGTCCCAGCGGCCGGGGGGGATGAGCCCCAGCTCGTCGCCGAGGGCCAGGCGCAGGCGGGAGAGGGCGGTGTTGACCCGACCGGCGGGCCCGGCGGCCAGGAGGAGGAGGTCACCCGGCCCGGCGCCGCACAATTTCATGAGCTCACCGGCCGCCGCGTCCGTCAGGTACTTCTTAATGCTGGCGTTCCAGGAGCCGTCTTCGAGCCATTTGACCCAGACGAGGCCGCCCGCTCCGGCGGACCTGGCGATGTTCTCCCAGACGTCGAGGGTTTTGCGGCTGGCCCCGGCCTGACCGGGCACGCGGATCCCGCGCACTACTCCGCCCCCGTCGAGCGCCCCCTTTATAAAGGAGAGCTCCGTGTCGCGGAAGACCTCCGAGAGGGTGACCAGCTCCAGGCCGAAGCGGGTGTCCGGCTTGTCGGAACCGTAGCGTTGCTGGGCCTCGGCGTAGGTCATCCTCGGCCAGTGGACGGGGAGCTCCACCCCGAGGAGTTCTGCCCAGAGGTGGCCGAAGAGCCCCTCGGTGACGGCGAACACCTCCTCCACGCCGGCGAAGCTCATCTCGAGGTCGAGCTGGGTGAATTCGACCTGGCGGTCGGACCGGGCGTCCTCGTCGCGGAAGCAGCGCGCGATCTGGAAGTAGCGGTCCGCGCCGGCCACCATGAGGAGCTGCTTGTACATCTGGGGGCTCTGGGGCAGGGCGTAGAAGGAGCCTGGGTAGACGCGGCTGGGCACGAGGAAATCCCGGGCGCCCTCGGGGGTGGACCGGGTAAGCACCGGGGTCTCTATTTCGAGGAAACCTGCCTCGGCGAGCCGGTTGCGCATCGCCAGCATGAAGCGGTGGCGGAAGCGGAGCATCTCGGCCATGGGGCCCCGGCGCAGGTCCAGGTATCGGTGCCGGAGCCGGAGTTCCTCGTTCACCGGCGCCGACCCAAGTGGGTCGTCGGCGATGGGGAAGGGGAGCGGTTTGGCGGGAGAGAGCACCTCGAGAGAGTCCACCAGAACCTCGACCTCACCGGTGGGTTGGTCGGGTCGGACCTGATCCGCGGGACGACGACGGACCGCGCCGCGCAGGACCACGACGTACTCGAGGTGGCAGTCGGCGGCGACCCGCCCGGCCTCGGGGGCGTGCTCGGGGTCGGCGACGACCTGGCTCTCGCCGTAGCGGTCCCAGAGGCGGATGAAGACGATGCCGCCCAGGTCGCGCACGTGGCGGACCCAGCCGCAAAGGGTGACCGTTTTCCCCAGGTCCGCGGCCGAGATGCCCCCGCAGGTGTGGGTGCGTCCGGTGTAATCGAGTGCCAAAACCGTCCCTTCACGAGAAAGAGGCCCGGGGGATGTTACCAGATACCGGGTTCGCAGTCCAGCGTCTCCGTGATGAGAACGTGTTATTTGAGGGGCATCCGCGCGCCAGGTTTTTACTTGACACAGGTTTTCGGCTGTATTAACGTTAACTATGCTTGCATAGACCGCGAGGGCTCTCCAGAAAGAGGCACCGACTACCCCGGTTGGGGGTCATCCGTCGGGCCCGAGAGCATCATTGGGGGTCCCCAAGAGGCATCATCCTTTACTTCTTCTTCTGATGATACTTGGCACGCTGAACCCCGTAACTTGACGACGAGGGAGGGTTGTTAATGAAATTGCACACGACGGCCCTGGCCCTCTGCGTCTGCCTGGTAATTGTCGCGCCCGTCCTGGCCGGCAACACAGCGCAGATCTCCGGCATCGTCGCCGACGAAAGCGGTATGCCCATCGCCTTCGCGACGATCCGGGTAGAGGGCACGGACATCCACGCCACCTCTGACGAGGACGGGTACTTCTCCCGGAGTGACGTTCCACCCGGACAGTACAACGTGACCTGCTCGGCTCCCGGGTATATG from bacterium encodes:
- the aspS gene encoding aspartate--tRNA ligase, with protein sequence MALDYTGRTHTCGGISAADLGKTVTLCGWVRHVRDLGGIVFIRLWDRYGESQVVADPEHAPEAGRVAADCHLEYVVVLRGAVRRRPADQVRPDQPTGEVEVLVDSLEVLSPAKPLPFPIADDPLGSAPVNEELRLRHRYLDLRRGPMAEMLRFRHRFMLAMRNRLAEAGFLEIETPVLTRSTPEGARDFLVPSRVYPGSFYALPQSPQMYKQLLMVAGADRYFQIARCFRDEDARSDRQVEFTQLDLEMSFAGVEEVFAVTEGLFGHLWAELLGVELPVHWPRMTYAEAQQRYGSDKPDTRFGLELVTLSEVFRDTELSFIKGALDGGGVVRGIRVPGQAGASRKTLDVWENIARSAGAGGLVWVKWLEDGSWNASIKKYLTDAAAGELMKLCGAGPGDLLLLAAGPAGRVNTALSRLRLALGDELGLIPPGRWDVLWVVEFPLFETDDQGRLTSSHHPFTMPHPDDLERLESDPLSVRSASYDIVVNGVEIASGSPRIHDHEVQRRVFHTLGLSEEAVRERFGFFLEGLSYGTPPHAGIAPGLDRLIALMLGRENIREVIPFPKTLRAYDPLTDAPSAVDPAQLAELGLRLEGGTKKIARGGDEGTQSG